In the genome of Segatella copri, one region contains:
- a CDS encoding helix-turn-helix transcriptional regulator, translating to MKAILGLEHYFCPKYCGIVDRRRVIGYLLFSVSEVLIILYHFILILRLGEPHGVVADVVNAVLFASLQLAIWTKKLTFTKGLTFLYILAFAKLAANCILSSVFGELPDELSSISNVFLVFLLVLMALTQLMYKTALALIAGLVPMVVFYFIEHPAVSSFFGMKAFFVGFMMIIYVYIYNTNYVLKGLRQPQKVTHVERKALDMLAKLKEKDNDNAGNLMERLDPELRQNIINNASEHLKREELNNLMWNELCADLTNSEIQICKLVLQDKSLKEICILLDKTESNITSQRSHIRKKLNMDRKDDLKRTLELRFAEIRKKKLNTSL from the coding sequence ATGAAGGCAATTTTAGGCTTGGAGCATTACTTTTGCCCCAAGTATTGTGGTATCGTAGACCGCAGAAGAGTGATAGGCTATCTACTTTTCTCGGTTTCCGAGGTACTTATTATTTTGTACCATTTTATCCTTATCCTCCGATTAGGAGAACCTCATGGGGTGGTGGCTGATGTGGTGAATGCCGTTTTGTTTGCCAGTCTGCAGCTGGCTATCTGGACCAAGAAACTTACTTTTACCAAGGGTCTCACCTTTTTATATATATTGGCTTTTGCCAAATTGGCTGCCAATTGTATACTTTCCTCTGTGTTTGGCGAGTTGCCCGACGAGTTGAGTAGCATCAGCAATGTGTTTCTGGTGTTCCTGCTGGTGTTGATGGCGTTGACGCAACTGATGTATAAGACCGCATTGGCTCTTATTGCCGGCTTGGTTCCGATGGTTGTCTTCTATTTCATAGAGCATCCTGCTGTTTCATCCTTCTTTGGGATGAAGGCATTCTTTGTGGGTTTTATGATGATTATCTATGTGTATATCTATAATACGAACTATGTGCTGAAGGGGCTTCGCCAGCCTCAGAAGGTTACCCACGTAGAGAGAAAGGCGCTGGATATGCTTGCCAAATTGAAGGAAAAGGATAATGATAATGCCGGAAATCTGATGGAAAGGCTGGATCCGGAATTGCGCCAGAACATTATCAATAATGCTTCGGAACATCTGAAAAGGGAGGAACTGAATAATCTGATGTGGAATGAACTGTGTGCTGATTTGACCAATAGTGAAATACAGATCTGCAAGCTGGTGTTGCAGGATAAGAGCTTGAAGGAAATCTGCATCCTGCTTGATAAGACCGAATCCAACATCACAAGCCAGCGCAGTCATATCCGAAAGAAACTGAATATGGATCGTAAGGATGATTTAAAGCGCACCCTGGAATTGCGATTTGCGGAAATCAGAAAGAAAAAACTTAATACTAGTTTATAG
- a CDS encoding DUF3575 domain-containing protein — translation MMKRIKMALMIALCFLALDASAQKVAVKTNLLYDATSTINLGVEFALTPKWTLDVAGNYNPWTFSNNRKWQHWLVQPEARYWFCNKMMGHFVGFHAIAGSYNIGNVNADFKLLGTDFSKLKDYRYEGWFVGTGVAYGYAWTLSKHWNFEAELGLGYTYSRSDKFECAECGEKLEDDKSHHYVGPTKAALNLVYVF, via the coding sequence ATGATGAAAAGGATTAAAATGGCACTGATGATCGCACTGTGTTTCTTAGCACTCGATGCATCAGCCCAAAAGGTTGCGGTGAAAACCAACCTTCTTTATGATGCGACCAGCACCATAAACTTGGGAGTAGAGTTCGCACTCACCCCCAAGTGGACCTTGGATGTAGCAGGCAACTACAATCCTTGGACATTTTCTAATAACAGGAAATGGCAACATTGGCTTGTGCAGCCAGAAGCAAGATACTGGTTCTGCAACAAGATGATGGGACATTTTGTGGGATTCCATGCTATTGCAGGATCCTACAACATCGGTAACGTGAATGCTGATTTCAAGTTATTAGGAACAGACTTTTCCAAACTGAAAGATTATCGCTACGAAGGATGGTTCGTGGGAACGGGTGTGGCATACGGATATGCCTGGACCCTTTCCAAGCATTGGAACTTCGAGGCAGAACTGGGACTGGGTTACACCTACAGCCGTTCTGACAAGTTTGAATGTGCGGAATGCGGCGAAAAACTGGAAGACGACAAGAGTCACCACTATGTGGGACCCACCAAGGCGGCACTCAACCTCGTCTATGTGTTCTAA
- a CDS encoding NAD(P)H-hydrate dehydratase, whose protein sequence is MKIFTSTQIHELDKYTIEHEPITSLNLMERAAKALTRAIKEEWSNRTPVVVFAGPGNNGGDALAVARMLGEDGYQVNVFLFNIHNKLSADCASNKKRLIESKRAKQFTEVTVNFDPPQLEAGMLVVDGLFGSGLNKPLAGGFASLVKYINQSAAKVVSIDLPSGLMAEDNSYNIAANIIRADLTLTLQQKKLAMMLADNQIYLGRLKVLDIRLSPEFIQKTESKFSILEENDIRLLMKPRGDFAHKGTMGTALIIAGSYGMSGASVLATKACLRAGTGKVITHTPKRNYEIMQISVPEAVLQMDSEETIFSEPVDTDYYSAMGIGPGLGTNESTAIALIAQLRRSTCPTVVDADALNILASHRAWMQQLPKDIIFTPHPRELDRLAGNTSSNCMERLDKAIELAERLQGYIILKGHYSALCHPNGKVEFCSTGNSGMATAGSGDVLTGIITSLLSRGYNQADACRIGMHLHGLAGDLAIKDIGKESLIASDLIQYLPKAFLRMED, encoded by the coding sequence ATGAAGATTTTCACTAGTACTCAGATACATGAGTTGGATAAATACACCATTGAGCATGAACCTATCACTTCGCTCAACCTCATGGAACGTGCCGCTAAGGCGCTGACACGTGCCATCAAGGAGGAATGGTCTAACCGTACTCCGGTGGTCGTTTTCGCAGGACCAGGCAACAACGGAGGCGATGCGCTTGCCGTGGCAAGAATGTTGGGAGAAGATGGTTATCAGGTTAACGTTTTCTTGTTTAACATCCACAACAAGCTCTCTGCCGACTGTGCCAGCAACAAGAAGCGACTCATCGAGAGCAAACGCGCCAAGCAGTTTACTGAGGTCACCGTCAACTTCGACCCTCCGCAGCTGGAAGCCGGCATGCTTGTAGTAGACGGACTCTTTGGCAGCGGCTTGAACAAACCGCTGGCAGGCGGTTTTGCGTCCCTGGTAAAATACATCAACCAGAGTGCAGCCAAGGTGGTGAGCATCGACCTGCCATCGGGTCTGATGGCGGAAGACAACTCCTACAACATCGCAGCCAACATCATCCGTGCCGACCTGACGCTGACCTTGCAGCAGAAGAAGCTGGCGATGATGCTGGCAGACAACCAGATATACCTGGGAAGACTGAAGGTATTGGATATCCGACTCTCGCCGGAATTCATCCAGAAGACGGAAAGCAAATTCAGCATCCTGGAAGAGAACGACATCCGCCTGCTGATGAAGCCCCGTGGCGACTTTGCCCACAAGGGCACTATGGGCACGGCACTGATCATTGCCGGAAGCTACGGCATGAGCGGTGCGTCCGTGCTGGCTACCAAGGCGTGTCTGAGAGCGGGAACGGGAAAGGTGATTACCCATACGCCGAAGCGCAACTACGAGATTATGCAGATAAGCGTGCCGGAAGCGGTGCTCCAGATGGATTCTGAGGAAACCATCTTCAGCGAACCGGTGGACACCGACTACTATAGCGCCATGGGCATAGGTCCAGGCTTGGGCACCAACGAATCCACCGCCATCGCCCTGATAGCCCAGCTGAGAAGATCCACCTGTCCTACCGTGGTAGATGCCGATGCGCTGAACATCCTGGCGAGTCATCGTGCCTGGATGCAGCAGTTGCCTAAGGACATCATCTTCACTCCTCATCCAAGAGAACTGGACAGACTGGCTGGCAACACCAGCAGCAACTGCATGGAGCGCCTTGACAAGGCCATCGAACTGGCAGAGCGCCTGCAAGGCTACATTATATTAAAGGGTCACTATTCTGCCCTCTGCCATCCTAACGGAAAGGTGGAGTTCTGCTCTACCGGCAACAGCGGCATGGCTACAGCCGGCAGCGGCGATGTATTGACGGGTATCATCACCTCGCTTCTATCTCGTGGCTACAACCAGGCAGACGCCTGCCGAATAGGCATGCACCTGCACGGATTGGCAGGCGACCTAGCCATCAAGGATATCGGCAAAGAGAGCCTCATCGCCAGCGATCTGATACAGTATCTCCCTAAAGCATTCCTGAGAATGGAAGATTGA